In the genome of Salisaeta longa DSM 21114, one region contains:
- a CDS encoding BrxA family protein: MAGSDEQNTLLRSAAPAVDDVSVSLTEAGLLTKRTAEVAALYARYRNWSEVKRHWHDNRVHERGSRSSAQKIFRIIKRRLLAGASVLPPVTRLAELVDECPTEQAKAQLFYFYLIQEDNLFRFVLHELLRRQGVDRAEWDVSPKIVREVLSSFRYDNGSEIEYADSTLHRWAQGFRSVLRDIGVLKRPYDDKGTTPTIDFPPLHLGALYSWRTKGRAWPSHPIGWMYLFQPQSAKNVLLDRVRASDRWSVSQLRGQAVLTPVGTQNQVK, translated from the coding sequence ATGGCTGGTTCTGACGAGCAAAACACCCTTCTGCGTAGCGCTGCGCCCGCTGTAGACGACGTTTCCGTGTCGCTGACGGAAGCAGGGCTTCTTACGAAGAGAACCGCAGAGGTTGCAGCGCTCTATGCCAGGTATCGTAACTGGAGCGAAGTAAAGAGGCATTGGCACGACAACCGAGTCCACGAGCGGGGCTCGCGATCGAGTGCGCAAAAAATCTTCAGGATCATCAAGCGCCGCCTGCTTGCTGGGGCGTCAGTACTGCCCCCAGTTACACGTCTTGCAGAACTGGTCGATGAGTGCCCAACGGAGCAGGCTAAAGCACAGCTTTTCTACTTCTATCTCATTCAAGAAGACAACCTGTTTCGGTTTGTTCTTCATGAGCTTCTTCGTCGACAGGGCGTTGATCGAGCGGAATGGGACGTGTCGCCCAAAATAGTTCGGGAAGTGCTATCTTCGTTTCGATATGACAACGGCTCGGAAATTGAATATGCCGATTCGACGCTCCATCGTTGGGCACAGGGCTTTCGATCCGTTTTACGTGACATCGGAGTCCTCAAGAGGCCATACGATGATAAAGGAACCACCCCTACGATCGACTTTCCACCGTTGCACCTAGGGGCTCTCTATTCGTGGCGTACAAAGGGCCGAGCATGGCCCAGTCACCCCATCGGATGGATGTATCTGTTTCAGCCCCAATCTGCCAAGAACGTTTTGCTCGATCGTGTGCGCGCCAGCGATCGGTGGTCCGTGTCACAGCTGCGTGGTCAAGCTGTGTTAACGCCTGTTGGCACCCAAAACCAGGTCAAATAA
- a CDS encoding BREX protein BrxB domain-containing protein, with amino-acid sequence MTKTPLQKFKDRLGDFATGTRRGIRNPFVIVPVAPVCEQRAAQDLARWAHSDMPPTEVTTIYLDRVMAQTEVVKTLLKIPASFYDKRYDKRAPEERTAQEADTLRDNLAVEMVQCIVERYKDACRASEHIVLLLHLGALYPFARASELLDEMDRQRVQATVGIPFPGKVIGGKLSFFGERAQHYYPAHRIEERITTAHLQA; translated from the coding sequence ATGACAAAAACGCCTTTGCAAAAGTTTAAGGATCGGCTCGGTGACTTCGCCACCGGCACCAGGCGCGGCATCCGCAATCCGTTTGTCATCGTGCCGGTGGCGCCTGTCTGCGAGCAGAGGGCTGCCCAAGACCTTGCCCGATGGGCCCATAGCGATATGCCGCCAACCGAAGTGACGACAATCTATCTCGATCGGGTGATGGCCCAAACCGAAGTTGTCAAAACCCTGCTCAAGATCCCTGCATCGTTTTACGACAAGCGTTACGACAAGCGCGCGCCCGAGGAACGTACCGCACAAGAGGCGGACACGCTTCGCGACAATCTCGCTGTAGAGATGGTGCAATGCATCGTCGAGCGTTACAAGGATGCGTGTCGTGCGTCAGAGCATATAGTGTTGCTGCTCCACCTGGGCGCCTTGTATCCATTTGCACGCGCCTCCGAGCTGCTCGATGAAATGGATCGGCAGCGCGTGCAGGCGACCGTCGGCATTCCATTTCCTGGCAAGGTCATCGGTGGAAAGCTGAGCTTCTTCGGGGAGCGCGCCCAGCACTACTACCCGGCGCATCGCATTGAGGAGCGAATCACAACGGCCCACCTGCAGGCATAA